Genomic window (Halictus rubicundus isolate RS-2024b unplaced genomic scaffold, iyHalRubi1_principal scaffold0258, whole genome shotgun sequence):
TTGGTGCGCTGCTGCATTTGGTGCAAGTGCTCCTGCATCCACCTGTGCCAAAAATTATGGTGCATAGCGTGAATAAGTCGCCACCGTGATCCGAGTGACAGTGTGGAATATTCGGTGGGTGGTTCGGGAGGTGCGCGAAGAGGCTCGCCCACCAGGAAGTGTCCCGGCGTGAGCGGAGCCAGATCGGTTGGATCGTCGGAGAGGGGGCTTAGGGGGCGGGAGTTCAGGCAGGCTTCTACGCGGCACAGCAGTGTCGTCATCTCCTCGTAGGTAAGCGTAGTGTCACCTATCACCCGTCGGAGATGAGCTTTCATTGACTTCACCGCTGCTTCCCAAAGGCCCCCCATGTGCGGTGAATACGGTGGGATAAATTCCCACTGGGTTCCGTCCGTAGCGAGTGCCTCGGCGACGTGAGCGTAGAAGGCCGACGCTGCCCTGAACATGCGCTGCAGCTCCTCATCGGCTCCTCGGAAGGTGGTGCCATTGTCGCTATACAGGTGACTGCAACGTCCACGTCGTGCCGTAAACCGTTGAAACGCTGCGATGAAGGCCGCCGCTGACAGGTCTGTAACTGCATCTAAGTGCAGGGCTTTGGTCACCATGCACACAAACACCGCCACGTACCCTTTCTGACTTTTGTGGCCTCTCCCCTTACTGGTGCGCATGTGCAGGGGTCCCGCGTAGTCCACACCGGTCCGCAGGAACGGTTTGGCTGGAAGCACCCTCGATGCTGGAAGATTGCCCATCCGCTGTTGTCCGGTAGAGGCTCGGAACCGTGTGCACGTGACACAGTTACGCAGGACCTGCTTCACCCGAGATCGTCCACGTGGTATCCAGAAGGCCCTTAGGATCCAGGTCAGCGTGGCGTTGAGTCCTCCGTGGAGAGTCTGCCTATGTGCATCACGTATCACCAGCAGCGCCAAGTGAGAAGTACGGTTGACTATTGCTGGGTGTCGTTGGGACTCCGACAGCATGGTGTTCTGAAGACGACCTCCGACCCTTAGGATTCCGTCCTCACCTAAAAAGGGTGTCAGAGATTTGAGTGGAGATCCGGATGGCACTGCGTTACCTCGACTGAGTGCGTGCAGTTCCTGTGGGAAGTCACTTCGCTGGCACGTGCGTATGACCGTGTGGAGAGCCTCCTGCAGCTCGGAAGACGTCAGCGGTCCTCGTCTGCCACGGACTTTCCGGCAGTTATCTGTAAACCGACGAAGGTAAGCAGTGACCCGCATCAGTCTCGTCAGGGAGGAGAACCTGGTAACGAACTGCTCCTTTTCAGGCTCCTCTTGCACCAGTGCGACAGACACGGTCCTCTGCTCCGGAAGGTCTCGAGGCAGATCGGCAGTCGAGGTGGCCGGCCAGCCTGCGTGTGGATCCGTCAGCCAGGCCGGGCCCTTCCACCAGAGTTTCGAGTCTCGTAACTCGTCCGCTGGGATGCCTCTGGTAGCCAGGTCGGCGGGGTTATCAGTCGTTCCCACGTGTCGCCGCGTCACTCCGGGAAGGAGATTCTGGATTTCGGACACTCGATGGGCGACGAAGGGCTTCCATTTTGACGGATGGGAGCGAAGCCACGCCAGCGCTACCGTCGAGTCGGTCCAGGCGCTGATCGGGCAGGAATCCAGGCTCAGCTCCCTCCTCATCGACGCCAGCAGCTGTGCCAGGAGGACCGCTCCGCAGAGTTCCAGCCGAGGGATGCTCAGGGTCTTGACCGGAGCTACCCTGGACTTCGCCACCAGGAGGTTCGTGTGATGCTGATCTCGGCGGACCACCAGGTATACGGCAGCTGCGTATGCGCGTTCCGAGGCGTCGCAGAAGCCATGCAGCTCGACCTCGCTTCCCGATGAATGATGTATCCACCTTGGAACGTGGACTTCACTCAGTGCACTGAGGTCTCCTCGGAAGCTCCGCCAACGGCAGGTAAGTCCCTCGTCCAAGGGTTGGTCCCACGTGACCCCTGCCAACCACAGATCCTGTAATAAGATTTTGGCCCTTACTATTACAGGTGCCAGCCACCCTAGTGGGTCGAAGAGTCGTGCGAtctcggataggatcgatcgCTTTGTCCACGTTGATTCCGACGGTCCGTCGTCGAATCTCGGGCCCCGCACCGCCAGAGTGTCGCGCTTGGTGTCCCAAAGCAGGCCCAAGGCTCCGTGCACTTCGCTCTCCTGGATCACCTTGGTCTGCGGCGTCGACGAGCGGAGTTCGGGAACGTTGCTTGCCCACTTGTCCAGAGGGAACCCCCCGGACTCGAGTAGGCTCGTCAGTTGCTGGGCAGTTTCCAAGGCCGCACCTAAGTCGTCGGCGCCCGACAGGATGTCGTCGACGTAAGCATGACGTCGGAGTGCCTCCGCTCCTAATGGATAGCGGGTCCCCTCGTCGACGGCTAGCTCTTGCAGGACCCGGTGCGCCAGGTAGGGAGCAGACGCTGTACCGTAGGTGACGGTGGTCATCCTGAAATCAATTAACTGCTCAGTCGGGTGCTTTCTCCACAGAACTCGCAGCCAGTCCTGATCGTCCGGGTGCATTAATATCTGGCGAAACATCTTGACGATGTCCGCCGAAAACGCCACCCTGAAGAGACGCCATCGAGTCACGACGGCCCAAAGCTCTGACTGAAGCTTTGGTCCCGGCAGTAGCGCATCGTTGAGTGAGGAGTCCTTGGCTGAAGGGAAGGACGCGTTGAAGACGACCCGAATTTTCTGGAGTGTGCCACACTCCTTCCAGACCGCGTGGTGGGGTAGGTAATGGCCTGGTTCCTGATCCTTCAGGGGTCTGCTCACCGGGCTCATGTGTCCGAGTCGATGGTACTCCTCCATGAAGTCGACGTACTGATCACGCAAACTATGATCTCTCGACCAGGTTCGTTCGGCCTTGAGCAGCATGCGGATTGCCGCCGATCTCGACGAGCCCACCTGTGGATGTCTTCCCCCCTTAAACGGTAGACGAACTACATACCGCCCCGACGGGTCGCGACGTGTGGTGCTCCGGAACAGCTCCTCACAGCTTAGTTCGTCTGGTGACATGGGAGTTTCGTGTGAGAGCTCCTCCAATTCCCAAAACCGCTGGAGGTCGGGTAAGGGTTCTTGTCGCCTTACGCAATGGATCCTGGTGGACCGTGGCGGCCCCGACACCTCGATGGGTCCCAGCAGTGTCCATCCGAAAGGAGTTCGGATAGCTGCCGGGGTACCAGGAGGGCCCACCCGCTTCTCCAATAGCAACATCCCGCAGACGTCGGCACCCAGGAGCACGTCCACCTGCGCAGGGTCCGAGAAGTGCGGATCGGCCAGCGGCAAGCCCTTCACGTGCGGCCAGTCTCCCAAGGACACCGGTTGCGACGGGGTAGGAGAGACGAGGCTCTTGGTGACGAGTGCTTCTAAGGTGACCTGAAACTCATCATCCACCGGTGATCGGAGCGATACCTTTACCTCCGTCCGTGCAGTTCCCACGCTGGTCCCCTGGTATCCGGTCAGCTCTACCCGTACGGTCCGTCTCCTCAACCTTAACGACTGGGCGGCCCACTCGGAGAGGAAGGATGCCTCGGAGCCTGAGTCCAGTAAGGCTCGGACCGTCAGAGATCGACCATTGGGTGCCTCCAGAGTGACTCTAGCGGTGGCGAGGAGGGTGGCCTTGTTGCAGCCCACGGCGTAGTTGACAGCCGAAGAAGACGTGGTAGATTCGGCCCTCGCGTCCTTCAGGAAGGCGTCATGGAGGGTGGTGTTGTGCTGCTTGTCGCAAACCCAGCATCGAAACGACGAGGAGCACTGCGGAAGCTGGTGGCTGCTCGCTAGGCACGAGAGGCAGAGACCCTTATCGATCACGAACTGACGCCGTTTCGCTGCAGGTAACGCCTTGTACTGCTTGCACGCATTGAGCGCATGATTCCCGGCACAGAGTGGGCACTGACGGCCACCCTTCGTCGTTCCCTTAGGTTCAACCTTGACCGCCAGCGTGTTGCGGGAGACCACGGGAGTGTTTCGCACGACGGCGCCTCCACCCTTCGACGTCCCAGCTTGTTCCGGGATCCGTGCCGAGCCGAGTGCGTGGACCCTGTTCTCCAGGAACGACTCCAGCTCATCAAAGGTAGGAGTGGCGGTCGGATCCTTCAGGGAGACTTCCCAAGCCAGTCTCGTGGGTTGATCCAATTTCTCCGACGCCAGGAAAACGAACCACTCGTCCCACTCCTTGACGGGTTTCTTCAGGGCCTGGAAGGCCCGCTGCGTCTGTCTGAAGTCGTCCACCAAGCGCTTGATCTCGTTCGGCTGCATCTTGGGTAGGGCCGGACGGGTTATCAGGCGTCGCATATGTGCCGCCGAGAGGATCCGCTGATTTCCGAACCGGCGCTCCAGCGCGGACCAGGCTCCTTCGTAGTTGGCATCGGTGATGGGCGTGAGGTCCAGCATGTTCGCCGCATCTCCGGTGAGGCAAGATTTTAAATACTGCATCTTCCTGACGTTCGCGATGCGGGTTGAGTGATGCACCAAGGAGCAGAATTGATCCTTGAAGCTCTCCCACTCGTACAGATCTCCGGAGAACGTCGGTAGCTTCATCGGCGGCAGGACGGGTTCCGGATCGGAAGACGGCGTGATCATCGTGGTCTCTGCCTTGTGGGGAGTCTGCATCGCTATCAGCTCCTCGACTGCAGCTCCGTTTATCACGAAGGCGTCCTCGACCGCAGCGAAGAAGTCGTCGATCAGGTACGGTAGATCGGCGGATGCCAGCCGGGTCAGCTCGACGTGGCGTTGATTGAATTGGCGCCAGTACGACTCCAGCAGTTCTCGCCGTTTGCGGAGTACGGGTAGCGTCAGGTTATCTGCTCCGCTCTTTTTCAAGTTAATCAGGAACCGAGAAATTCGACCTCCGAGGTCCTTCTGTGCTGCGACGAGGTCGTCGACCGTAGAAGTCATCTTGTTCGGAAATCAGCAACCCGCGATGAGCACGACGACCGTTGCGGTAGGTTGACACTTCCAAGTTCAAACGCGCGAACAACAAGCGGAGCGCGGAATGTTTGTTTGTCAAGCGGACGACCGCTGCGAGGAAcgggtcgccgaaaaaaaaGCCGTTACCACGTTCAAAAGTCGAACTGGTTCAACGCCTCGATTTTCTCGTACGGATCGAGTTATTAAATCAAAAAGCACTGTGTTTATGCACGCACTACAACGATGTGAATGTTTCAGATGGGGAGAAACACCACTGAGATCCGAAATCGGAGTCGCGGGTCAGAGAAGCGCGAAAGCCGAAGTCGCGTGCTGCGTGCAGGACTGGATCGCGATCGATGCGCAGAAAACTCCCGCAAAACTaaatatccggctcgaaggac
Coding sequences:
- the LOC143364093 gene encoding uncharacterized protein LOC143364093; its protein translation is MTSTVDDLVAAQKDLGGRISRFLINLKKSGADNLTLPVLRKRRELLESYWRQFNQRHVELTRLASADLPYLIDDFFAAVEDAFVINGAAVEELIAMQTPHKAETTMITPSSDPEPVLPPMKLPTFSGDLYEWESFKDQFCSLVHHSTRIANVRKMQYLKSCLTGDAANMLDLTPITDANYEGAWSALERRFGNQRILSAAHMRRLITRPALPKMQPNEIKRLVDDFRQTQRAFQALKKPVKEWDEWFVFLASEKLDQPTRLAWEVSLKDPTATPTFDELESFLENRVHALGSARIPEQAGTSKGGGAVVRNTPVVSRNTLAVKVEPKGTTKGGRQCPLCAGNHALNACKQYKALPAAKRRQFVIDKGLCLSCLASSHQLPQCSSSFRCWVCDKQHNTTLHDAFLKDARAESTTSSSAVNYAVGCNKATLLATARVTLEAPNGRSLTVRALLDSGSEASFLSEWAAQSLRLRRRTVRVELTGYQGTSVGTARTEVKVSLRSPVDDEFQVTLEALVTKSLVSPTPSQPVSLGDWPHVKGLPLADPHFSDPAQVDVLLGADVCGMLLLEKRVGPPGTPAAIRTPFGWTLLGPIEVSGPPRSTRIHCVRRQEPLPDLQRFWELEELSHETPMSPDELSCEELFRSTTRRDPSGRYVVRLPFKGGRHPQVGSSRSAAIRMLLKAERTWSRDHSLRDQYVDFMEEYHRLGHMSPVSRPLKDQEPGHYLPHHAVWKECGTLQKIRVVFNASFPSAKDSSLNDALLPGPKLQSELWAVVTRWRLFRVAFSADIVKMFRQILMHPDDQDWLRVLWRKHPTEQLIDFRMTTVTYGTASAPYLAHRVLQELAVDEGTRYPLGAEALRRHAYVDDILSGADDLGAALETAQQLTSLLESGGFPLDKWASNVPELRSSTPQTKVIQESEVHGALGLLWDTKRDTLAVRGPRFDDGPSESTWTKRSILSEIARLFDPLGWLAPVIVRAKILLQDLWLAGVTWDQPLDEGLTCRWRSFRGDLSALSEVHVPRWIHHSSGSEVELHGFCDASERAYAAAVYLVVRRDQHHTNLLVAKSRVAPVKTLSIPRLELCGAVLLAQLLASMRRELSLDSCPISAWTDSTVALAWLRSHPSKWKPFVAHRVSEIQNLLPGVTRRHVGTTDNPADLATRGIPADELRDSKLWWKGPAWLTDPHAGWPATSTADLPRDLPEQRTVSVALVQEEPEKEQFVTRFSSLTRLMRVTAYLRRFTDNCRKVRGRRGPLTSSELQEALHTVIRTCQRSDFPQELHALSRGNAVPSGSPLKSLTPFLGEDGILRVGGRLQNTMLSESQRHPAIVNRTSHLALLVIRDAHRQTLHGGLNATLTWILRAFWIPRGRSRVKQVLRNCVTCTRFRASTGQQRMGNLPASRVLPAKPFLRTGVDYAGPLHMRTSKGRGHKSQKGYVAVFVCMVTKALHLDAVTDLSAAAFIAAFQRFTARRGRCSHLYSDNGTTFRGADEELQRMFRAASAFYAHVAEALATDGTQWEFIPPYSPHMGGLWEAAVKSMKAHLRRVIGDTTLTYEEMTTLLCRVEACLNSRPLSPLSDDPTDLAPLTPGHFLVGEPLRAPPEPPTEYSTLSLGSRWRLIHAMHHNFWHRWMQEHLHQMQQRTKWQDRREDLRPGTLVLVKEDSTPPTRWPLARVESTQPGKDGLVRVVTLRSGSRTFSRTIAKLVELPIREEAGPRDGTTGEH